The DNA segment AAATGCAAGGCTAAGCGCTTTTTCAAATCTAAATTTCTTTCCAGAAAATAGCCTATAAAAGCCAAGAGCGAGCGAAACTAGCCCAAGGATCATGTAAAAATATATAAGAAATTTAAAAATTTCCATTTGATTATAAAGCACTTCAAGCTCCACCTTTGCCTCGCTTGGCGCAAGGGAGCCTAGAGTGCTTCTTTGATAGCTTGAAATTTTCTCCAAGCTCCTATCAGCTTCTTTGCACTCACCACTTTTTACGCAAAGGCTTAAATTTTCTATATAAGCGCCTAAAACGCTTTTAAGCTCGCTTGAAATTTCACTTGAGCTAAAGGCTTCATTTACGCCTAGCCACGTGAGCTTATCACCATTTTTAGCTGGGATAAATTTAAGCATCTCGCCCTTTAGCGCAAGATATAAGACATTTAATCTCTCGTCAAATTTTATAACGTCGTTGTCAAATTTATCTCTTTTTGAGGCGGATTTTTCATTTGCAGCTTCTACAAATTTAGCCAGCTTATACTCGCCATTTTCGTTAAAAACATCGTTAAAACTAGCAAATTTTTCATTAACTCCCAAAAGCTCGCCCACACGCTCACTTGTGATCTTTACTATCTTTTTATCCATCCACTCTTTTGGCGAGATGGCAAAAGAAAGCATTAGCTCCTCGCTACTAAGCCCAAATAGCGTAGTTTTGGTTGAAATTTTACTTATCACAGCTCTAGAGTAAGAGCCAGCTGGAGAGATTCTGCTATCAGCCTGAGTCAAAATTTTGGCAAATTTGCTTGCATGAGCGTCTAAATTTTCATTATTTTCATTAGCAAAATTTGGAGTTGCGCTTAATAAAAGAACAGCCAAAAATGCTATTTGAGAGCCTTTTATGAAATTTAGTAGCCTAAAAAATCGGCTATTTTTGCTAAATAAATTTGCCACAAAGCCAAGACAAAGTAGAAAATATCCTATGTAAGTTGGGATTTTACCAGGATCACAGCTGATCTCAAAAGCGCTTCCAAGCTCGTCAGGATCGTATGAAGACTGAAAAATTTTATAGCCATCAATTGTCAGTGGATTATTTAGCGAGATGTCGTACTTGCCGCCAGCGATACTTACTTTACTCGTATAAGATGATGGACTATTTAGCCCCGCATATCGCTCTAAAATAAACTCGTCAAGCTTTAATGAAAATGGTAAATTTAAAGCCTTTGAGCTAAAGTAAAATTTCACCTCTTGCCCACCAAAACTTAGCACACTAGGCTCCAGCTCATATCCGGCTCCGCCTTTTAGTTTAATACTCTTTTTTTCGCCGTTAAAACTTATCTCTAAACTAAGCGTAGCAGGAGCATTTTTCTCATCTTTTTTATATCCAAGCAAATTAATTATAAATTCTTTGCCGTCTATAAAATTTTTAAACTCAAAGTCGTTTTTACCAAATAAGCTTAATTTTAATGGATAACTAAAATTTTCTCCAAGCATTTCTACTCTAAGATAAGGCTTGACGCTTTGCATTACATTTGAGCTTTGCAGAGCTCTAAGATGCATAACACCCTCTTCGCCAAAATACCTTGTAAGCGCAGCCCCGATGAAGATAACGATAAAAGCAAGATGTATCAAAAATGCGCCAAATTTTTTATACATCTTG comes from the Campylobacter concisus ATCC 51562 genome and includes:
- the ccsA gene encoding cytochrome c biogenesis protein; the protein is MRILNIYRLSLILLFILAFGAGLATFLENFYDTQTARVLVYEALWYECVMFACTICLAISIVKTKMYKKFGAFLIHLAFIVIFIGAALTRYFGEEGVMHLRALQSSNVMQSVKPYLRVEMLGENFSYPLKLSLFGKNDFEFKNFIDGKEFIINLLGYKKDEKNAPATLSLEISFNGEKKSIKLKGGAGYELEPSVLSFGGQEVKFYFSSKALNLPFSLKLDEFILERYAGLNSPSSYTSKVSIAGGKYDISLNNPLTIDGYKIFQSSYDPDELGSAFEISCDPGKIPTYIGYFLLCLGFVANLFSKNSRFFRLLNFIKGSQIAFLAVLLLSATPNFANENNENLDAHASKFAKILTQADSRISPAGSYSRAVISKISTKTTLFGLSSEELMLSFAISPKEWMDKKIVKITSERVGELLGVNEKFASFNDVFNENGEYKLAKFVEAANEKSASKRDKFDNDVIKFDERLNVLYLALKGEMLKFIPAKNGDKLTWLGVNEAFSSSEISSELKSVLGAYIENLSLCVKSGECKEADRSLEKISSYQRSTLGSLAPSEAKVELEVLYNQMEIFKFLIYFYMILGLVSLALGFYRLFSGKKFRFEKALSLAFYFGFVVHLLNLALRAYISGHAPWSDAYESLVYISLASVLAGILFFKHQSFALGAASLFASVSLLVAHLNFINPQITNLVPVLKSFWLSVHVSVITASYGFLGFSFVLGLLGLLLMAIKNQKNEQKLSEQIRYLAATDELSLIIGLSLLTIGNFLGGVWANESWGRYWGWDSKESWSYITIIIYAIVLHLRFIPRLKNIFTFLVASVFSFGSVIFTYFGVNFYLSGLHSYANGDGFSVSNLLYLLLMLLALLIAFAYRGKDIKEI